The genomic stretch TCCAATAAATAATCTTTCACAATTTCAGTAAATAATCCATTTTTAAGCTGTTTATGTATTTTTAAATCTCTTATTTTATGAAGAAAATAATCAGGTTGATCCCAACCCTCTTTGTCTTTAAAACCAGAATAATCATGATGCATAATTTGTACGATTTCTTTAAAAATTGATTCCAACAAAATCACCTCAGTATTAGTTTTCTTTTGATTACGTTCAAAAAACTTTACTTGATGAAATTCTATTTTTAAATACAATCACCTTTTTTTAATAGAAAAAACTTCCTATTAGCACAAAAAAAGACTGCCGAAGCAGCCTCTCTATTAATTGTCATTTATAAATTTGGACGGTTAGATGGCCATGAGCCTTGGAGTTTACGAAGTTGGATTATTTGTCCTGTGTGATATGCATCGTGCAAAAGGATATTTAGATATTGTTGCCAAATTGGTAGAGAAGGGCTTAGTTGATCCAATTCTCCTTCTTGAATGGACGATAAGGAAGATTGTAAAGCATCATGAACTTGCAGTGTTCGCTTCACTGTTTGTTGCCAAGCGTCTTCATCATTTGGTCCACCTTGAACAAAAGTATCATCATTATTTTGTAGCGCAACAAATGAGTTATCTTTATGTATGCGTGAAAGTAAGCGCTCTTTAAAGAATAGTAAATGATTTACATTTTCCCAAATCGTATTACTGGCCATTCCTTCTGGCTGCCAACATGCTTGTGCAGCGGTAAGGTTTTTTAAAGCATCTGATACTGGTGGGTACCATTCTTCATCATAAAACACTTGTTTGACTCCGTTTTGCAAAAGTTCTTTTTTACTCATTGTATTGCCTCCTTTTTTTCATCTCCAAAAATTTCAAAAAGGTGAAAATTTATATGGTATTTAATATGGAGAACAATTTCATGACATGTGATAATTTCCTCTAAGAAGTATCGTTTGTTTATGACAAATCAGCATGGAGACGGTGTTTTTTACAACTATTACACTGAAATAAATAGCCTTGTAAATCACCATCAATTTCTAGAGTGTTTTTAAATTCTAGAATAGATAAACCGTATTTCTTACTCAGACGGTTTATATCATGCTCTAATTCATTTTCTAAATGCTTAATTTCTTCCCAACCAACATAATCAATAATTGAACAGAAGTCTCCACAATGGCTTAGCCAATATTCTTGTTGCCATCCTATGTAACCAGGGTTTCGATAAATCAATTCATCTACATGTTCTTCATCATCAACTTCATCACATGATTCGATATCTTGAAATTCTCCATCGTATTTTTCTGCTGCTGAACCATCTGCTATACACCACGGACAGATTCCTTCAACTTCTTCTTCTGAGAAAAATGGTCCTTCATAAACAAAATTCTGTTTCTTTTTGCAAACTGGACAAATTGTTTCTTCTTCTATTATTACTCCTAACTTAAGTGGATTAGGATTATATTTGAAAATTGGTAGTTCCATTCATGTATCCGCCTATTCTATGTAATTTAACTATCCTAATTTTAACATGGTATCCAAATCTTTTAAAAATAGGAAATAGCCTTACGAAAATATTCTTTATTCTCGTAAGGCATATTATTTCATCGAGTCTATTTGATTGCTTTACTTACTTTTAATTTTTTCCCTTTGACAGTCGCATTCTCCATCGCTTGTAAAACAAGAGAACCCTTACCATTCAGAATATCAACATACGACATATTATCCATGATTGTAATAATGCCAATATCTTCAACTGTGACTCCAGGGATTTTTGCGATTGTTCCAACAAAATCAACAGCACGAATTTTCTTCTTTTTTCCTCCACTGAAGTGCAGTTTTAAAATATCTTGATTGATACGGGCTGTTTTATTATTTCTTACAACTCGTCGGCTATTAAGCTTTTCTTCAAATTTAGCTTTTCCATTAAGTACTTCCTGTTGAGTCGGTGCTTCTATAGTAGGTATTTCAAAGCCGATATACTTTTCAATTCCTTTAACGAATTTCCCTTCAAAAGGTGTTGAAAAAGTGATTGCTTTACCTTTATTCCCTGCACGACCAGTTCTCCCAGTTCGGTGTACATAACTCTCTTTTTCCATAGGAACGTCATAGTTGATCACTAATGTCACATTATCAATATCAATACCTCTAGCAGCTACATTAGTTGCTATAAGATAACGGAAATTCCCCATTTTGAAACCTTCCATAATAGCAAAACGGTCTTCTTGTTCCAGTCCTCCATGCAGTCTTTCACATGAATAGTTAGCTTGTTCCAATTGGCTGTATACAGCATCTACATTTTCTTTAGTTCTGCAAAAAATTAGACAACTTTCTGGATTTTCTACAACTGTAACATCTTTAAGTAGTGACATTTTTTCATCTTCTTTTACTTCGATTAAAAAATGCTCAATTGCATCTGCCGTTACGCCAGTTGATTCAATCTCAATTTGAATCGGGTCTTTCATATATGTATGGCAGAGATTTTCAACATCTTTTGGTAGTGTAGCAGAAAAAACCATCGTTACACGATTTTGTGGTA from Arthrobacter citreus encodes the following:
- a CDS encoding DEAD/DEAH box helicase is translated as MNKTSFDDYHVSEEIKRALAVLKYKTPTEVQSKVIPLALEKQDLIVKSQTGSGKTAAFSIPVCEMLEWEEKRPQALILTPTRELAAQVREDITNIGRFKRIKAVAVYGKEPFTKQKVELEQKTHVVVGTPGRVLDHLDRETLVTDQIKYLIIDEADEMLNRGFIDEVEAIISQLPQNRVTMVFSATLPKDVENLCHTYMKDPIQIEIESTGVTADAIEHFLIEVKEDEKMSLLKDVTVVENPESCLIFCRTKENVDAVYSQLEQANYSCERLHGGLEQEDRFAIMEGFKMGNFRYLIATNVAARGIDIDNVTLVINYDVPMEKESYVHRTGRTGRAGNKGKAITFSTPFEGKFVKGIEKYIGFEIPTIEAPTQQEVLNGKAKFEEKLNSRRVVRNNKTARINQDILKLHFSGGKKKKIRAVDFVGTIAKIPGVTVEDIGIITIMDNMSYVDILNGKGSLVLQAMENATVKGKKLKVSKAIK
- a CDS encoding CbrC family protein encodes the protein MELPIFKYNPNPLKLGVIIEEETICPVCKKKQNFVYEGPFFSEEEVEGICPWCIADGSAAEKYDGEFQDIESCDEVDDEEHVDELIYRNPGYIGWQQEYWLSHCGDFCSIIDYVGWEEIKHLENELEHDINRLSKKYGLSILEFKNTLEIDGDLQGYLFQCNSCKKHRLHADLS
- a CDS encoding DinB family protein; protein product: MSKKELLQNGVKQVFYDEEWYPPVSDALKNLTAAQACWQPEGMASNTIWENVNHLLFFKERLLSRIHKDNSFVALQNNDDTFVQGGPNDEDAWQQTVKRTLQVHDALQSSLSSIQEGELDQLSPSLPIWQQYLNILLHDAYHTGQIIQLRKLQGSWPSNRPNL